In the Stigmatella erecta genome, one interval contains:
- a CDS encoding cyclase family protein has protein sequence MKTWMMGSLLVLSTAGCMGRATHPAADASETGLVLKPGARWVDLTHAFDEKTLYWPASPSGFVLKTELHQEEDAGFFFHTNAFQMPEHTGTHLDAPLHFAKGHATTAQVPLERLLAPAVVVDLPVDAEKDRDATLQPHHLDAFEAAHGRIAPGTIVLVRTGWSRRWPDRKQYFGDDTPGDASRLHFPGISPEAAQRLVERQVAAVGIDTASLDAGPSQDFRAHQVLLKADIPGFENVTGLEQLPPRGAFVVALPMKIGGGSGGPLRIIALLPPT, from the coding sequence ATGAAGACATGGATGATGGGCAGTCTGCTCGTGCTTTCCACCGCAGGCTGCATGGGGAGGGCCACCCACCCCGCGGCGGACGCCTCGGAGACGGGGCTCGTCCTGAAGCCGGGCGCGCGCTGGGTGGACCTGACCCATGCGTTCGATGAGAAGACGCTGTACTGGCCCGCCTCGCCCTCGGGCTTCGTGCTGAAGACCGAGCTGCACCAGGAGGAGGACGCGGGCTTCTTCTTCCACACCAATGCCTTCCAGATGCCCGAGCACACGGGCACCCACCTGGATGCGCCCCTGCACTTCGCGAAGGGCCATGCCACCACGGCGCAAGTGCCGCTCGAGCGGCTCCTCGCCCCGGCGGTGGTGGTCGACCTGCCGGTGGACGCGGAGAAGGACCGGGACGCCACGCTCCAGCCCCACCACCTGGACGCCTTCGAGGCGGCGCACGGCCGCATCGCCCCGGGCACCATCGTCCTCGTGCGCACCGGCTGGTCCCGGCGCTGGCCGGACCGCAAGCAGTACTTCGGGGACGACACGCCCGGCGATGCCTCGCGCCTGCACTTCCCGGGCATCTCGCCGGAGGCGGCCCAGCGCCTCGTGGAGCGCCAGGTGGCCGCGGTGGGCATCGACACGGCGAGCCTCGACGCGGGCCCCTCCCAGGACTTCCGCGCCCACCAGGTGCTCCTGAAGGCGGACATCCCGGGCTTCGAGAACGTGACGGGCCTGGAGCAGCTCCCGCCCCGGGGAGCGTTCGTCGTGGCGCTGCCCATGAAGATTGGCGGGGGCTCGGGGGGCCCCCTGCGCATCATCGCGCTGCTGCCGCCCACCTGA
- a CDS encoding DUF2917 domain-containing protein: MDVLPGFSKLLAALTKRMSQRCLDSLATVTLPLGELWSHRLRRPGASLRCHEGCVWLTREGDGCDHVLRAGEALCLEGPGLVVVQALGPARFSVSR; this comes from the coding sequence ATGGATGTGCTCCCTGGATTCTCGAAGCTGCTCGCGGCGCTGACGAAGCGGATGTCCCAGCGGTGCCTCGATTCGCTCGCCACGGTGACGCTGCCCCTGGGCGAGCTGTGGAGCCACCGCCTGCGGAGACCGGGTGCGTCGCTGCGCTGCCACGAGGGCTGCGTGTGGCTCACCCGCGAGGGCGATGGGTGCGACCACGTGCTCCGGGCCGGTGAGGCCCTGTGCCTGGAGGGCCCCGGGCTGGTGGTGGTCCAGGCGCTGGGCCCCGCGCGCTTCAGCGTGTCGCGCTAG